One genomic window of Halorhabdus sp. CBA1104 includes the following:
- the dph5 gene encoding diphthine synthase: protein MLTFVGLGLYDERSITLAGRDAIANADRIFAEFYTSRLVDATVADLEVFHDVDIEVRDRAGVEQAPDPILDAAAAGDAVFLTAGDTMISTTHVDLRLRAEQRGIETRLIHGTTAQAAASSLTGLQNYRFGKATTLPFERSHGGDGVPASVIETIEANAERDLHTLVFLDIDVDDDREAYMAGDTAGELLAEHWRPDALGVVVARAGSPDPVVRADRLDALAEMDFGEPLHLLLLPSSLHYIERDALATIADAPESLLEDSLAE, encoded by the coding sequence ATGCTCACGTTCGTCGGGCTCGGGCTCTACGACGAGCGCTCGATCACGCTCGCCGGCCGGGACGCCATCGCCAACGCTGACCGTATCTTTGCGGAGTTTTACACCAGTCGCCTCGTCGACGCGACCGTCGCTGACCTCGAAGTGTTCCACGATGTCGACATCGAGGTTCGCGACCGAGCGGGCGTCGAGCAAGCGCCGGACCCGATTCTCGACGCTGCAGCAGCAGGCGACGCGGTCTTCCTGACGGCCGGGGATACGATGATCTCGACGACGCACGTCGACCTCCGCCTGCGGGCCGAACAGCGAGGCATCGAGACCCGCCTCATCCACGGGACGACTGCCCAGGCGGCCGCCAGTTCGCTGACTGGCTTGCAAAACTACCGGTTTGGCAAGGCAACGACCCTCCCCTTCGAGCGCTCACACGGCGGCGACGGGGTGCCAGCGAGCGTTATCGAGACGATCGAAGCAAACGCCGAGCGTGATCTGCACACGCTGGTCTTTCTGGACATCGACGTCGACGACGACCGAGAGGCCTACATGGCCGGTGACACCGCTGGCGAACTGCTCGCCGAACACTGGCGTCCAGATGCCCTCGGGGTCGTCGTCGCTCGGGCCGGGAGTCCCGATCCCGTCGTCCGGGCCGACCGCCTCGACGCACTCGCTGAGATGGACTTTGGCGAGCCGCTTCACTTGCTTTTGCTCCCGAGTTCACTCCACTACATCGAGCGGGATGCACTGGCGACGATCGCCGACGCTCCCGAGTCACTGCTCGAAGACTCCCTCGCCGAGTGA
- the artA gene encoding archaeosortase A, translating into MVEPIIDALAALHGYAGSIAWLVLGVFLAGTLLERYDEELGARVYAAGWVVLSGYWLAYVHYFVFAQKSITESAGVIIGIPLSLYVAYLIVDGRHRLLVVSRAVTFAWVFFLPLSALAFVRRPLIELTTAHTDFVLSLLGNNYQLGDWYPALPAGLELPGGSTLGTESTLPDKNFPYRNTFLYAPDGHAVTYTIRMACTGIGSMSIFVGLIGAVRGTLRKKATALAASIGVIYVLNIVRNVFIAYTMGNQRLHIFPDVILSLFSATDPYLVSYFIGDRIIAQFGSVIALLAITWLVVRWVPDVLRVVEEGMYLLTRREYDLKGALGVETTE; encoded by the coding sequence ATGGTAGAGCCGATCATCGACGCCCTGGCGGCGCTACACGGCTATGCGGGTTCGATCGCCTGGCTCGTGCTCGGGGTGTTCCTCGCCGGGACTCTCCTCGAACGGTACGACGAGGAGTTGGGCGCTCGCGTCTACGCTGCCGGGTGGGTGGTCCTCTCCGGGTACTGGCTCGCGTACGTCCACTACTTCGTATTCGCTCAGAAGTCGATCACCGAGAGCGCCGGCGTCATCATCGGTATCCCGCTCTCGCTGTACGTCGCCTACTTGATCGTCGACGGGCGCCATCGTCTGCTGGTTGTCTCACGAGCCGTGACCTTTGCCTGGGTGTTCTTCCTCCCGTTGTCGGCACTGGCGTTCGTCCGCCGGCCACTGATCGAGCTGACGACTGCTCACACCGATTTCGTCCTGTCGCTGCTGGGGAACAACTATCAACTCGGAGACTGGTATCCGGCACTCCCGGCTGGTCTCGAACTCCCCGGCGGGTCGACGCTGGGCACCGAGAGCACGCTCCCGGACAAGAACTTCCCGTATCGGAACACGTTCCTCTATGCGCCCGACGGGCATGCAGTCACGTACACGATCCGGATGGCCTGTACTGGCATCGGTAGTATGTCCATTTTCGTCGGTCTGATCGGTGCGGTCCGGGGCACACTTCGGAAAAAAGCCACGGCACTTGCGGCTTCGATCGGCGTCATCTACGTCCTCAACATCGTTCGGAACGTCTTTATCGCCTACACGATGGGCAACCAGCGGCTCCACATCTTCCCCGACGTGATCCTGTCGCTGTTCTCCGCGACCGATCCGTATCTGGTGTCGTACTTCATCGGTGATCGCATCATCGCCCAGTTTGGCTCCGTGATCGCGCTCCTCGCCATCACGTGGCTCGTCGTCCGCTGGGTACCGGACGTCCTCCGCGTCGTCGAGGAGGGAATGTACCTCCTCACCCGCCGCGAGTACGACCTCAAAGGGGCACTGGGCGTCGAAACGACTGAATAG